A window of the Hordeum vulgare subsp. vulgare chromosome 5H, MorexV3_pseudomolecules_assembly, whole genome shotgun sequence genome harbors these coding sequences:
- the LOC123395406 gene encoding adenine phosphoribosyltransferase 1 isoform X2 produces MASDGRVERIASSIRAIPNFPKPGILFQDITTLLLDPQAFRDTTDLFVERYKDKSITVVAGVEARGFIFGPPIALAIGAKFVPIRKPKKLPGEVISEEYSLEYGTDKIEMHVGAVQPNDRVLIVDDLIATGGTLCAAAKLIVTNNHFGRRGSYHAQLSNCFSPGHSGCPIGSHKGFSR; encoded by the exons ATGGCATCCGACGGGCGCGTGGAGCGGATCGCGTCCAGCATCCGCGCCATCCCCAACTTCCCCAAGCCAG GGATTTTGTTTCAGGACATCACAACCTTGCTTCTCGATCCACAGGCATTCCGTGACACCACAGACCTCTTTGTGGAGCGGTACAAGGACAAAAGCATAACTGTAGTTGCTG GTGTTGAAGCCAGAGGATTCATTTTTGGCCCCCCTATTGCATTAGCCATAGGTGCGAAGTTTGTTCCAATAAGGAAGCCGAAAAAACTACCTG GTGAGGTGATATCGGAAGAATATTCTCTGGAATATGGCACTGACAAAATCGAAATGCACGTAGGAGCTGTGCAGCCCAATGACCGGGTCCTTATTGTGGATGATCTAATTGCCACAGGGGGAACCCTTTGTGCCGCTGCCAAACTTATTG TAACCAACAACCACTTTGGCCGACGTGGCAGCTACCACGCACAATTGAGCAACTGCTTCTCACCTGGACACTCTGGATGCCCAATAGGTAGCCACAAAGGCTTCTCGAGGTAG
- the LOC123395406 gene encoding adenine phosphoribosyltransferase 1 isoform X1 — MASDGRVERIASSIRAIPNFPKPGILFQDITTLLLDPQAFRDTTDLFVERYKDKSITVVAGVEARGFIFGPPIALAIGAKFVPIRKPKKLPGEVISEEYSLEYGTDKIEMHVGAVQPNDRVLIVDDLIATGGTLCAAAKLIERVGAKVVECACVIELPELKGRDKLGDLPVFVLVQADESV, encoded by the exons ATGGCATCCGACGGGCGCGTGGAGCGGATCGCGTCCAGCATCCGCGCCATCCCCAACTTCCCCAAGCCAG GGATTTTGTTTCAGGACATCACAACCTTGCTTCTCGATCCACAGGCATTCCGTGACACCACAGACCTCTTTGTGGAGCGGTACAAGGACAAAAGCATAACTGTAGTTGCTG GTGTTGAAGCCAGAGGATTCATTTTTGGCCCCCCTATTGCATTAGCCATAGGTGCGAAGTTTGTTCCAATAAGGAAGCCGAAAAAACTACCTG GTGAGGTGATATCGGAAGAATATTCTCTGGAATATGGCACTGACAAAATCGAAATGCACGTAGGAGCTGTGCAGCCCAATGACCGGGTCCTTATTGTGGATGATCTAATTGCCACAGGGGGAACCCTTTGTGCCGCTGCCAAACTTATTG AGCGTGTTGGAGCAAAGGTGGTTGAGTGTGCTTGTGTTATTGAACTGCCAGAGTTGAAG GGCCGGGACAAGTTGGGGGACTTGCCAGTTTTTGTCCTTGTGCAGGCAGACGAATCAGTATGA
- the LOC123397539 gene encoding transcription factor bHLH139-like codes for MEAGGLISEAGWTMFDFLPQGEESDIMAQLLGTFPSSHVEEAQQDLPWYQASHPSYYDTDVHTSACSDSNASSFAVPSECMGYYLGDSSEALGISSCTTPQDLNLVQEQGATEFLNMIPSISHDLFGNGESSCEGLDSASATNKRKHSVEEEIDGQAKGRKCARKAAPKRAKNGKQTEASCCTSDNDSNASQESADAGVTPKGKARAGRGAATDPQSLYARKRRERINERLKTLQTLVPNGTKVDMSTMLEEAVQYVKFLQLQIKVLSSDEMWMYAPIAYNGMNIGLDLNM; via the exons ATGGAGGCTGGAGGCCTGATTTCTGAGGCTGGCTGGACTATGTTTGACTTCCTGCCGCAGGGCGAGGAGTCCGATATCATGGCACAGCTGCTTGGCACCTTCCCCTCCTCCCATGTCGAGGAAGCCCAGCAGGATCTGCCTTGGTATCAGGCTTCCCATCCATCCTACTATGACACTGATGTTCATACAAGTGCATGTAGTGACAGCAATGCTAGCAGCTTTGCTGTTCCATCCGAGTGTATGGGCTACTATTTGGGTGATTCAAGTGAGGCCCTGGGCATCAGCTCCTGCACTACACCACAGGACCTGAACTTGGTCCAGGAGCAAGGCGCAACCGAGTTTCTGAATATGATCCCAAGCATTTCCCATGATTTGTTCGGGAACGGCGAGTCAAGCTGCGAGGGTCTCGACTCGGCCAGTGCTACTAACAAGAGAAAGCACTCGGTAGAAGAAGAAATCGACGGCCAAGCAAAA GGTCGGAAATGCGCAAGGAAGGCTGCACCGAAGCGAGCAAAGAACGGCAAGCAAACTGAAGCGAGCTGCTGCACCTCTGACAATGACTCAAATGCTTCTCAAGAGTCTGCGGATGCTGGTGTTACTCCAAAAGGAAAGGCCCGGGCTGGACGCGGGGCGGCAACTGATCCCCAGAGCCTCTATGCAAGG AAAAGGAGGGAAAGGATAAACGAGAGGCTGAAGACACTGCAGACCCTTGTGCCCAATGGAACCAAA GTAGATATGAGCACCATGCTTGAAGAGGCAGTCCAGTATGTCAAGTTCCTGCAACTTCAGATCAAG GTCCTCAGCTCTGATGAAATGTGGATGTACGCGCCGATTGCGTACAACGGGATGAACATTGGACTTGATCTGAACATGTAG